The genomic segment tgatctcacgtttttcatcctacatttctcagattggaaaataatacttcaaaaacaaattgaggatttttcaatagcctataaataatccaatgttcaataaaatcccttttgtaaggtgtagggtaaaacaaaaacccattatgaataaatgtcctcctgctctataaactacatcacgttgctttggataaagggctttcatgtaattgtagtgattttttatcattaaatatgtaatacAATATGTAATATctatactataacatgttgtagtgccatcaaactcacaacacacataaaccatCTTCTCTTGATTATACTACAACTCTTAGTTTGGTAAAATGtgcataaatgtaattttagtgattttttatcattaaatatggtaATTCAATAAGTAATAactatactataacatgttgtagtgccatcaaactcacagcacacataatataaaagcgttaagcatgatttactttatgtgtgatgaaatatttcggtGACCCTAGAGCCTACaatggtgacttttttttaatgatatccatgttaaaaaatcccttaaattattattgcctttgttgtttctatccactctgggctttctgtgtgtgtgtgtgtgtgtgtgtgtgtgtgtgtgtgtgtgtgtgtgtgtgtgtgtgtgtgtgtgtgtgtgtgtgtgtatcctttCACCTGCTAACCATGcgtatatgagtgtgtgttgttgtggtgttgcctttgttgtttctatccactctgggctttctgtgtgtgtgtgtgtgtgtgtgtgtgtgacatctctatagtggtgtttgtgagtagggtcctgctgttgctgtagttttggaagtggagcaacattttaccttcatgtgccggcagtgagatgtgaccgtcctgtcagagtaataaagcatttattgtgtgcaaagacgtgtgactctgttttatttatcagttaattaggattttagaaaagggaactgaggttagagtgtctgattttaaaaactcaatcatctcaccagatgtgttgacctgcagcaattctttggttttattcaccctgagttttaaatctgttgatttgtgcttcaaacccgataaaatggagggaaattgatttcacctgtggtgttcaaagacttgaaaaataattgttaaaacttcaatttaaggtcataatattcaacattaactagcagcttattagcatgctaactagtagcatactggctgcttattggtcattatgaagcacttattagtaccttatctacatgaccatagtctatagtTAACAGGTCATTATCTAAGAGTTTGTTCTCATTACCTTCCTGATTACAGCTCATCGATAgagagttaggaagttgttgaataTGAGTTATGATCTTGATATGATTTTGTTTACTTCTACCTCATAAGGGTCGTACTGAGGgaaacatattaagatcataattcatgttcaatcaCTTCCTAACTTAGGaaccaatgaaaatgtgaaatttgtggaaaataggaccacagcctccatacatggggcgtgcacaaaaACCGCCACTAGACTACCTGCGCCCCCACAAAGACCAACATGACCTGACTGAGTGTTTGCACAtgactcagtttgttgtttgaattagacagaatggctctgatgttcttcctctgctctgagtttcccagagtaaaccacagaggaagaaagtcatttgtatcctgcagaaaaaaacaaaaacacctgattgaagtttatataaatgatatatctcTTGATGATACTTTTGCAATGATCCCAAAAAGAAGAGCTCACTCACATAGTGTATTCCAACATgatcatatatttcattaaatatatacagaatgaagacgtatctgaaccatgacagcagctctcagtcctcctcttgatattgtgcgcttcagctttttgactctttaataaaaaatcctaACCGTAGACTTTCAGCATTCAGTACAGAATAAGTCGTGCAGCTGTGATTCTCCAGAAGTCCAGTTGagtatttaaatcacaagttGCCTACAGACTGGATTATTTTACGATCCATGAGGGATCTTTTTTAATCGCCTCGTTCTCTGGACCCAAGATAGCAACTCCACAAGTCCTCTGACCGACGCCGAGGTATCTGCAGCGAGGGGGAAAACAAGACATGAGTTAACACTTGATGTGGGAATAAACGGgaacagtttgtcagtctgtttttcttttagtttctccttctcttcatttctgagttatgtaaggggacataaagtttgtacctttcagccacttccaccagactttggtgagtgacagcaaaaagtctttctctgtgattctgctttATCTCATCGGTGACTCCGCTGAGGAAGCGACCcattcctgcaacacaaacacagagtgaacaaaccagacagctaagagataaagtggagacagtgacggctttacaacagagacggagactaagttaataaaactaatgaagatctcttcatatctgaacttgcttataattcaactttttactcatcattttattcattaatcctttaaaagcttttaacctccattaaagacttctaatgttgaagttgtcagtaatgtactgagatgttaaagctccagagatctgattggaggaggatcaggtgaggcatcctgacagcagctggagggatcACTCAGTCGTTCCTCACCTTTGTCCGCGGGGGCCACAGGCGAGTCAACAGCCGAGAACACTGACAGTTTAGCTTCATCGATGTCCTGCTGGGTGAACTGTCCCGACTTCGCCCAGTCCACACCTCGACGAAACGCAGACAAGGTCTGCACCGAGTTTGGATCCCTTAGAGAAGTacgagaaagaaatacaaaatcaacgACACACTGTTCAACTCAAAGAAGATTCTTTTTAAACGTAGAAgtcatttggaatattttattacagcttCCAAAAACGCCCCATGATGGCTTCCCTTAGTAAATTGTTcagtcttctgtgtctctttttttccagacagatcGCCTGAATATTCTTGtaatataaacattttgcattttggacaaaaggaggaagaagaggtcaAATTTCATtagattagaaaaaaataagtgCTGCTGCAACTTTGGTTCTTTCGCTTCTCTCTCTTAAACTTTATTTGAAAtccattttaaaggtcacatattctgttaaatcctcttcaccatgtttctatgtgtctctagtccgtctacaaaccccacaatgatgagaaaagtccatcctctccgtcttctgcctgctccacttttcagaaaatgtgtgctcaaaaagGCCGTTTAGAGAttctcccttcatgacatcacaaagggcagtagcccctcccccaggtgggtgacactcccacagctaggtgtttgttttgccctctgagtctgccttctcaccgtaaacaatagagcaggtagcgagaaagcctgagacacccgagcacttccagagagggggcgtggtcaaacacagctcatttacatatttaaaggtacagacacagaaacagtctgttctgagtaaggctgaaatagaggggtttatagacatgatcaaatactggatcagagtggatttagaacaagaaacttcacacacatgttttgaggagctctgagacttatttaaactggttgaagacgaggagaatatgtgacctttaacaaaattCATATCTTGAAGACAACCCAGCCTGCCCCCTTTTATAGAATCTACCTCTACTCCTTCATAAGTACGGAGATTTTGTATGTATTAGATTCCATTAAATACACCTATTAACCAAAATGCACATCGTTTTCTAAGGTTcgagaaagcctgagtgtatataaaatattaaacttgtttcagccaaggcaacaaaatgaactgttaTTGTATTTCAACGTCAGCACAATTtccacaatgttttttaaaactttgttgagtGTGGTGTTGCGGCCTCTCACCTGTacgagtaaaaagagaaaagacctcctcccatcctggccccgcccccgtaggctcctcccttctccctgatttctccatgcagaaacttagccgtcatcatcctcgccaagatgcacaaactttaagagaaaaaaggaaacaaaaagtttttattacactttagatgaactaaaagttacacgtagaaaaaagtagaaagacaaagaactgtccgtgtaaatcagacttttaaaggaaGTGCTGTCACTCATCCCTGCCAGGTACAGGTGTGGTTACCTGGCGTAGTCGTGGTGGGAGAAGGGTACCGTACGAATACTCTCGCTGATAAAGTGAACAGGGAAGGGAAGCTGGAAGAACGTTTTCATCTGACACGGCTGGAAGTTTTGCtcctgaaatcagagaagatgatctttactgtcactgtacaagtacaacaaaaacctgtcggagcacacctgtagagaagtagttaaatatagaacatatacaaatactaaacccaccagtatatatacaaacaaaacagttatatTATACAATAAGATGTAAACTATGGTTAAAAGAGAGCTGAGCGGTACTGGTGGAATATTGTACtcaggtatttaaaaaaaacaaataagcgttatatttataatctcatgcatgcacaggactttgttttgaaggaatgtctcataataaaggacaaaataaaattacaggTGATCTCACAACTATTGAAATCAAAGgttcaactgttttgtgttggtgttattttgcttcttcaaagatttttgactttaaaatctgtatttttgcgtttctataagacggcctttcctcatcttttccattattttatcttctttaatctgcagagacggttctgcctttaatataatgtgaactCACTATGGCAGGGATATATTTAGAGGAGTGGTTCTTAATGGGTTTAGCTTTAGGActcaccaccatctcctcctgcgaccagagtttctgatattgttcaacctatcaggtttattttcaatgaaagatgtttcaaaagatgtgacagaacaaagatacagaacatagaactttacagactttttgacaccatcatttttttcccctaggAACTCAgtcacgacccactgaaaacagctctgtgacccacttaTGGGCCcctacccaccagttgagaaccactgacatagcgagcaaacaaacagagaaatgtaagATGTTCCTGAAAACTTACAGAGATGAGTTTCCGGCTCAGCCCCGAGACATCCGATGGGTCGAGAGgcctctttagaaaaaaaaatcaagagaatattaaaatctaattttaagaattattctgcctgctttcatgttttgatttgtttgttgatagTTTACCTCAATAATGTTACTTCTGACCGGTTTGCGCTCCTTTCTGTTGTCAGCCACGTCCTTCATGAAGCTCTCCAGCTGTGCTGCCGTGTCCGACATTTTCTGTGGAGTAGTGTTGATCGCACACCTgtaagagacaaacatttacattgacgAGCATGTTACAAACAGACCCTTTATATTGAAACCATGttgcagtaattaaaataacattaactgcAGAATACTGTCACTATCtcttcatcattcaaaaatctATCACCATGGAGGCGaccatagcctagtggttagtggacgccccatgtgtggaggctgtagtcctccaagcggacgacctgtggctcatttcctgctttccccactctctctctctctctctctctctctctctctctctgatttctgactctgtccactgtcctgtctctaaaataaaggcccaaaaagccccaaaacaaaaccttttaaaagaaaacctctcctcaggtgtaacatctcacctcatgttgtccGGGTTGAGAAGATGCTTCTTGATCCTGACGAGCGTTCGGATGACTTGGCTGAGGTCGGACAACTCAGCGACCCTCTTCATAAACTTCACCTGaagtaatcattgataaaagatGGATCAAATATGAAGcgagagaatggaaaaacaaaaaacctcttgcacaaagtaggaacaaatgaaattgtctctgcttgtcagaaaaaaatcatgctatactgtatgtcttgaaTCTGCGTCTGCGTAATTTacttcaagctttaaatcactatgacaacacttcttaaagctgacgtgcaggagtcagacactatcattttagttttttaggatCAACACTCCAGGTGCATACCTGTTCCATCCCACCAAGCGTCTCATTGAGGTCTCCTGCTGGAGTCAGGTGACGGCCTGCACGTGTCATGGCGTACATGTGGCCCGAGTAGGAGATCCCATTGGCTAACTcctgtgctgacatcatcaccagcactCTCAGGCGCTCCACCTCGTCAAAGTGGGGGctgtagtggaaaaaaaaaaaaaaaagataaatatcgagctgtcttctcagcctcctcgaatttcaggacacattttctctcagtttataagaagtgatggaggacgtacttgttgaatatgtcgctccacagatgaaacatgtgaggaaggtttctctccaggcaggaggaggacaggaggacaccctggaacagagaacacagagacaagactcTTCTTTGATTACCTGTTTTATACTGATGTAATGTAaccagcagcagttaaacactgaaccaagataaatcacaacctctgtttatgtaacacacgatcactcagtttcaatttctgcagctttgaggagacatttgatttttgaagacgacgcagcagaaagaagatgggtttccacaatgcacaagaatcatcataataaagaacaaacatttaattaatatagAATAAAGTTACTAAATTACATGTGATGTCATATATGAAGGAACCTGACATGGAGCAGCATACTTCATtactccattcatccattttcttccacttatcaaaggtcaggtctctgtggcagcagtagtaattcaacccagacttctctctctccagttcCTCCTGAGGGATTCTGACGTGTTCCCAGGCCAGTGGGGATATACACAGTAATCCCTCCAgtaaactctgggtctaccccggggtctcctcccagttggggcgTGCTCAGAAGACctcaaagggaggcgtccaggtggcatcctaatcagatggccGAACCACCTCGACTGGCTCCTTTAGATTTGAGGGAGAAAcggctctactctgagctctaccagaatgtctgagctcctcgccctctctctaaGACTGAGCCCAGCCGAcctctggaggaaactcatttcagccgcttgtatccaCCATCTTAttatttcggtcactacccatagctcatgatcaTAGGTGACCGGTAAatggagagctttgccttcaggctcagactCACTCCCTACATCATCTAAAGTATTCTTGTCCAGAAATGTCTCTGTCCAAACATTACTTCTATCCATATATTTGTACgacttttcaaacacagtaagCTGGTACTGACCTGCTCGTACATGTCCAGCTGGGTGGAGTCAGGGACGACCTGGGTGGAGACAGACATGCCCCCAGTCCTCAGCTCCATCTGCTGGGACTGTTGTCTGTAGTCCAGACCTCCACAGCCCAtcctgatttaacaaacagacacacatgcaatctttaaaatgctttcaaacaccacctgtccaaaccttacacaaatacagaaaagatcaataaagcataatatcttcaaacttttcatataccaggtgacacattttgaaatcttgCTCTGGTCCAATCGACTGTCAGGTGAACTTACTTGGTGACAACGCTGCAGAAGAGCGGGACATAGAGCCTGAGGTCCTCCGGCAGTGTGTTGAGACTGCACATGGCTCTGAAGTAAACTAGCCCGTTGGTGGGCTGCTCACAGTACTGCACCGGTACGCCGActgaaggagacaaggagaggaaacattttaaggggttttaaccacaacactctgagatgattcttccttgttgtgtataatgttttataaacttgtgTAGAGCGGACACTGGGCCGTACCTGCTGTGCTGATCTGAACAGGAGTAACAGGGATCGTGGGCTCAATGTCAGACACTTTCAGCGCCGGCAAACAGGAGGCGTCCTGCGTTTTGCTctgagcagccagcagctccagaccttttcccaagaagaagaagaagaacatgaatatgaaacagacaGTTAAATCAGAAGTGCCTCAATCAAAtccttctgaaatgtttcaacaagttttactggttgggtcataaacagaaaagtgaatgcaggtgaaatgttcttttatggttttccatcagtaaatctctgtactttaatgtttctaacaAGTCCCCTCAAAGacggtttttaatatttaaggcaACTCCTCACCCCCTCGGACTAAAACTGGCAAATGACACTCAATTCAGTAACACTTTTGTCAGTCTTTGAAAACTTATAGAGCAGCTTtgaatgatttgcagctcaaaaaacatcttatttatctgatactggtgtcaataaaaaacacctcaagccgtttagcgccctctgctgactcatcctgggattactccaacatatgtttacctcatgcTCTATAACTCTGCCtatgtttagtttgaacatgcagcattgtaacactatatgaCTAAATGAGGGATCTAGAACAGGTCAACATGAATAtattctgtatacagtcacattgcagcgcttgatgtttttttctcagttattgtgttaatctgatggtttattggattttttggggcttcaatcaaatcaatcaagcagccaataaaagcctgtttgcttcagacaattctgtgtgatttcacagagtcaagctcagaaagtgttttaacagaagcagagaaacacagatttcctcCGTGGAGCAGTTTCAATCATTTGTACCTTTTTCATAGATGTCTTTTTTGTCGCTGTCTGACAGAGCATGGATCTTTTTCTGGAGCTTCTCCTCCTCGGCTTTGGCCTGTTTCTCCAAGTAGACCTCATCCGGACTCATGGACagggtcagtctgtgtgtgttctcctgtaggGGGGGTAATGGggatttgaagaggaagagaaaaaacacaaatgatacagaaaaccttcaaagttcatgtttttttgtcatgatcttAAAACACTCCAGGGCTGCTGAGGTTGACCTTAAGAGCAGAACGAGTATTTCCCCCTACAGAGAACATTAGTGAGACTTGTAAAAGgtttattcttgtattttttttaaacctttttttcacatatttctggatgttttgaagaaaagtactTTCCCAGTGTCACACACCTTAAAGTAGAGCTTGACTTTGTCCTGGAGGAAGCGAGGGTTTTCCTTCAGGGTCTGTTTGAACTTGGCAACGCTGTCGttgatctgcagcagctccaccggGTCGCCGTCGTGGTTCCACGATGACGCAATGtactagaaaaaacaaaaatgtatatacatacacaaacagccatgaataatgaaaccgacatgtgaaacatgcagcagaatcCACAAAGCGATTATAACATTACTGACAAAATAAAGCTAATCTAAGTGTCCTGTTTGACTCTTACATTGATGTATAGTGATTAAAACTTTACTTCTCATACACATGTGTAATCCCTTTAAATATTATACTCTCTGTGATTATTGAGTTTACTGCAACTCATCaacaaaaggaagaaatcagcaaataaactgctgtgaaaacaagctCATCTCATACGtttagacatgtttaaaacattctgtatttgtatagaaatacacagagtatatagtggtagaaacacaagatttcagCAGAGACAACATAACTAACATCATCATTCTTCCTGACATATCTCACACATAGAGgtttataaatacatgcagtgtccttgtgtttgtgaactCACCGAGGCCAGAGACAGGCCGAAGTTTGTGGACTGGTGCTTCATCTGGATCTGGATCTTATGCAGGAGAGCGTCGATTCTTTCCTCCTCAAAGCCGCTCCTGTCGATGATGACGAGGACTCATTTTATCTTATGTGCCGTTTCAATTTCATGTAACCAAGCAACTCATCATCCTTCATGTGCAAGTAGACCTTACAGTTTATGGCTTTATCAAAACAAGCTGACACTTAGAGAGAGCAGGTTTGTAAACatatattaaagtcttaaatacaAAAGGGAGCGTGGGACTTACTCGATGATGTCGTTGATGGTTTGGCTGATGATTTGCTTCACTCTCTCGGTGTCCTCCTCGGCCATTCCCTGCAGTCCTATACTGAACGACGCCTCTTTGGTGCTGCCGTCATATCTgcagaacacaacatttcagaacaatgCAGTACTCTGAgcgctgtctgcagcacatgaggcagagcatcacagctcagcagcaatatactaaaatgttaaattatcttttaatagaTATTTCTAAAAGAAAGTTGTCATCTAAGTAGTTTAGCAAAATCATATAGATGAAAACCCgtctttaaagagtaactaaacccccaGAGTACAAAGTATCTAAATTTAAATTCCACATTTTGTGTTAAAAATATGCATAGCTACGGCCCTCTACAGGTTGAACCCAGCTACTGCAATTACATTCTTCTATTGGCTTATCTGGTGTTTAGAGAATTGCATGGATTGACAATAACTGAAATCTTAGCGGCtggctgtaaaatatttacaaacgtgccaaaatgaggatgtttattttaaaacattagagccataacattcaaatcctccagggggcatcatccccatcctctcctgcccctctctgtcGTCTCCATCGGCTGTCTCAGCACTGACAGATCAAATGGTTCTGGACCATCGTTGAGCCTCTGGATCAGAGAAGTCCTCCACATCAAACCAAACTTCTGTCCTCGCTGCTTCTCCAGCCGTCGCTCTAAATAACCTCTGAGCTTGCTGATCAGTTTATTTGTGAGAGTTTGTTACTTTGCGTCCTGCGTACTCACCctacaacagaggagaagtcagTTCCTATATTGGGTTCGATGAGAGCTTTGTAGAAGGGAGAGTTGGGTCCAGAGATCATGAGAGACGACAGCAGGCTGAGGGTGAATCCTTCAAATGTGTCAGTGATGCTGcacggggaaaaaaacaaagagatttgaaatatttctgaacaATAGGACTCgctaaaaacttcactttgaatgaagagaattgttgagtgaatcctttctgtactgtaaagctctcagtctttaaaaagtcGTCGACATGACAACCAAGATGTAGTGAataaagaggaggatggaggctctttttatggcttctcccatcttaatgcaaaataaaaagaaatgattttcgGTCTTACTCTCCCAGCAGGTAGCTCACACACAGCGTGTTCTGCCGGGCCGGATCCGGAGCCAGAGCGTCAGGGCTGCAGGTCGTAGACTTACAAAAgcccctttcatttcattgaacaccactcctttaaagaccagaggggagttgggatctgttgggttttcattctccagcctccagccctcctgcctgcaaaatcaacacaaacagaaatgaactagtgaagagcagatttcatcagcgactgtttcaaacaagtgatatcagaaaggtcttggactcttttaggctggctacacactcgacaatattcagatcttaacctatttaaaaaacgtgggagaccaaagacataaggacagctaaatgattctaaacattataatcctccgactgcacacactagacgatttgacccgactgtgagaccacacacctgcagtttgtagaaaCGAGTTCACAGTGGTGAtcccacagacacgagatctcacagaaactcgtgtgatcaaacgtgacttcagaagaaaaacaaatatggaagacagtcgagacattaaaaagccactcatgttgttactcaagctgctcttctttttctatattcctcttggctcagggcacagttatgtttgtgttcactggcatgtttgtgagctgtaaaagtgaTGCTCTCTTCGCTCTCTTTTTGGCTACTGCAGGTATTCAGTCGGAGGCAGCCCGATCTGGAAtggtaaatatcaaacatgtttttgtatttaggattccagatcggggaggctctgactcgatcaggagctgtaaaataatcgtattgacaccacacacttgaagattatttggacaaataaaaggcccaaaatcaggcctaaactcccctagtgtgaagccagcctcaggacaaacagtccaactaacagagttaacagctgactataaagacaaaatcttcactgaatatttaaaagttgacttttgctacaatgctatcaagtcaaataaatacaaacatgaaacaaatatgagaagcaGCAGTCACCACTCACCAGAAATCCTGCTCTCGTAAACACGGGAAGAAAGCTGCATCCAGATAGACCGAGAGAAGATTCTGGAagtcttttccattttgggTTGAGAACGGATACATGGTGTAGTCACTGGCTGTTTACGAAgggaggcaacaacaaaaaaacatgtcagacataaagctcatcagcaagccaagaattaagaaacaatcatctgaaagtcattttctcttctaaaactga from the Labrus bergylta chromosome 4, fLabBer1.1, whole genome shotgun sequence genome contains:
- the LOC136178938 gene encoding presequence protease, mitochondrial-like codes for the protein MSPDEVYLEKQAKAEEEKLQKKIHALSDSDKKDIYEKGLELLAAQSKTQDASCLPALKVSDIEPTIPVTPVQISTAVGVPVQYCEQPTNGLVYFRAMCSLNTLPEDLRLYVPLFCSVVTKMGCGGLDYRQQSQQMELRTGGMSVSTQVVPDSTQLDMYEQGVLLSSSCLERNLPHMFHLWSDIFNNPHFDEVERLRVLVMMSAQELANGISYSGHMYAMTRAGRHLTPAGDLNETLGGMEQVKFMKRVAELSDLSQVIRTLVRIKKHLLNPDNMRCAINTTPQKMSDTAAQLESFMKDVADNRKERKPVRSNIIERPLDPSDVSGLSRKLISEQNFQPCQMKTFFQLPFPVHFISESIRTVPFSHHDYASLCILARMMTAKFLHGEIREKGGAYGGGARMGGGLFSFYSYRDPNSVQTLSAFRRGVDWAKSGQFTQQDIDEAKLSVFSAVDSPVAPADKGMGRFLSGVTDEIKQNHRERLFAVTHQSLVEVAERYLGVGQRTCGVAILGPENEAIKKDPSWIVK